The following are from one region of the Plasmodium gaboni strain SY75 chromosome 12, whole genome shotgun sequence genome:
- a CDS encoding putative membrane protein (conserved Plasmodium membrane protein, unknown function) yields the protein MTFLKLIYLIVVPLGIFLLLSCLLKVRFLVTFSYSFCRKKIGDTPLRIVSIILFLNFLIFITESYKLKYNVRHMYSANELMTGINSDHLKLYKWRHERNWWIGLSNLCIWIMIWRSTGIINHYVKYLEQRKRQMKLL from the coding sequence atgacatttttaaaattaatatatttgatagTAGTGCCCTTAGGcatatttttacttttgTCTTGCTTATTAAAAGTACGATTTCTTGTGACGTTTAGTTATTCTTTTTGTAGAAAGAAGATTGGTGATACACCTTTGAGAATTGTatctataatattatttttaaattttttaatatttataactgagtcttataaattaaaatataatgtaaGACATATGTATAGTGCCAATGAGTTAATGACTGGTATAAATTCTGatcatttaaaattatataaatggaGACATGAAAGAAATTGGTGGATAGGATTATCAAATTTGTGTATATGGATTATGATCTGGAGATCTACAGGAATAATAAATCACTATGTTAAATATTTAGAACAAAGGAAAAGACAAATGAAGCTTCTATGA
- a CDS encoding hypothetical protein (conserved Plasmodium protein, unknown function): protein MKRFSDFYTYSKDKSISVFNLKKKEEEKKKKEETGWMKKIYIDFEKTKNDTYSYVSIKTDQMKDKFLKWNLRYFKVNHSKYEHFPWYTRLYYIIKDYIYSMLKIKEEGIDTYEGHVCPNEKKISRLTSTFENFDFKNRYTQKQSEDSMIYKYRENLKKEKTNDSYLSERSQSEITRRNLSNEMVSMKGTDSKLFEEMYYNNKNDNNNNNDNNNENNNNNSNNNNNNNDYKYRLKNLMSIGNTTNEKVYSENESKVTRTNTVDKNENDHFLNIENSPKFNIKNTWEKLSGYIS from the coding sequence ATGAAAAGGTTTTCCGATTTTTACACATACTCCAAGGACAAGTCCATATCTGTCTTTAACTTGAAAAAGAaggaagaagaaaaaaagaaaaaagaagaaaCAGGTTggatgaaaaaaatatatatagatttTGAGAAAACCAAGAATGATACATATTCATATGTGTCTATTAAAACAGATCAAATGAAGGATAAATTTTTGAAATGGAATTTAAGATATTTTAAGGTGAATCATTCAAAGTATGAGCATTTTCCATGGTATACGagattatattatataatcaaggattatatttatagtatgttaaaaataaaggaaGAAGGTATTGACACTTATGAAGGACATGTATGTCcaaatgaaaagaaaatatcTCGATTAACATCAACATTTGAAAATTTTGATTTTAAAAATAGATACACACAAAAACAGTCTGAAGATTCAATgatttataaatatagggaaaatttaaagaaagaaaaaactAATGATAGTTATCTCAGTGAACGTAGTCAGTCCGAGATAACCCGAAGGAATTTGTCGAATGAAATGGTATCAATGAAGGGAACTGACAGTAAGCTGTTTGAAGaaatgtattataataataagaatgacaacaacaataataatgacAACAACAAtgagaataataataataatagtaataataataataataataatgattataaGTATAGATTGAAAAATTTAATGTCTATTGGGAATACAACCAATGAAAAAGTTTATTCTGAAAATGAATCCAAGGTTACACGTACTAATACTGTTGATAAAAATGAGAATgatcattttttaaatatagaGAATTCTCcaaaatttaatataaaaaatacatgGGAAAAATTAAGCGGATACAtttcataa